The genomic window tttttgtctttgtataccctCAATTACTTCATGTTTGAGGAATTGAACAAGTATTTCAGAACCAGCTCTGAACAGGAATGAgcttctggaaaagaaaaatccagttgctttttttcctgaaagggCCACTGGTCATGGGAAATAATGTAATATTCAAGGAAAACTGAATCTGAGCTGGAAGACCCTCTTAATATCCCATGAGTACTTTTCTTTCCCCACAAACATACTTGATCTCATTTTTTCACTTTCATACTTTCAGAAGATGTTTTAGATATTGAAATTGGTATTGAAATAAATTTCACTTAAAGTCATCCCCCAAAGCATCATTATTGGAGTGGGAGTAACCTTAGAGAACACAAACAGCTTCTACCAAACTAGAAAACTTCAAGTATCATCTTATCAATCAGTGACCACATTAACTTAAGTCCAGAAAAGCTTATCATAAGATATCTGGTTACCAGATGACATGGTAGGGCTCTAGCACCTCATGAAGACTGCATCCCTGATTATAAGACAGTAATGTTCTGTTGGTTAGAGTTAAAAAACTTACTTCTCGAAACCCTAAACCATTATATTGACattagattaattttaaaaatcagtatagTTCCTGGCTGCAGGGTGTATTCTCCTAAGGGAGCAGCAGTAAAATATCCGGTGAATAGTGGAAGCCTGCACTGCTTGTACTTCAGGAAGGGGATGGGAGCACCCATGAACCAAACCCTTAGAAAGACTTGGTTGTGGCCTGAATTCATGGACAGTTGCCCAGCCTACTTTGAAAAGGTCAACTTACTTTGCTTTACTCTGACTTGGGAATTCCTGGAATTTTTGTGACCCCAGGCTGATTCCCTTTGATAATTCCTTTAAGGGACTGAAGGGTAGGCCGAGCCAACCCCTATGTAGGAACCCCTAGGGCTGGCCTGATCTCAGTGGCTGGTGCCTTTGGTCCTATCCTCATTGCCCTTCCATTGGTACTTTTTCCCTAATCCCTTGACAACCAACTCTGCACAAAGTTTCTACTGAATAAACGGTAGTATTCCTACCATTCCACCCCCACAGCGTTCACAGATCCCCTCTCATGCTTTTCCTTCAGATACCATGAATGGATGAAGTCAGAGGAACTGCAGAGGTTGACAGCCTCAGAGCCTTTAACTTTGGAGCAGGAGTATGCTATGCAGCACAGCTGGCGAGAAGATACTGATAGTGAGGCATTGAGGATTGGGGGTGGGAAAAGGTTTATGGGAGGCCTGGGTCCTTGTGTCATGTTCACCCAAGGTGGCTCTCTGAGAGAGGTATCTTGTGCTTAGAACTATGTGCTTCCACCCAGCATTTTCATCAATTTGTCTAGGCACTACTATCTGAGAAGGGAGGGAATTTCTTTTGAGTTTGGCTCTCCTTCAAATAGGAGGACCGCAGTGAGTCCAGAATTGGTTTAGAGATGATAAAGCTGCTTTCCTCTGGCCCCCACATCTAAGCACCAAATCTCCATCAGCTGACATGATTGTATTGTGCTTCCTTCCCTGAGTCATTTGCCTCCCTGGCATGGCTCCAATTGAAGAATGCTGGGTTACATGTCACCAAGAAGCTTGAGGCTCATCTGAAAGAGGCTCTGGACCTTGttgttctcttctccctctcaaGAGTCTGAGAGAACATTCCTATTCTTGTGGGAAGTGGAGAGATATTTTGGAGGTCTGATTGTAAGCCTAAAATCTCATCTGTCTCCCAGAATGTACCTTCATTGTGCTGGATGCAGAGAAATGGCAAGCACAACCAGATGCGGCTGAAGAGAACTGCATGGTGGGAGATGTGAACTTGTTCCTGACTGACTTGCAGGACCCAACTTTGGGAGAGATTGAGGTCATGATTGCTGGTATATTTCATCTTCCCTTACTCTAATTTTGGTTTTCATCTCCCAACATTGCCCTAATCCCCACTTCCTTTAGTCATCTTAATCTTTGAAGTTGGGCTGGTCCTCACTTAGCTAGGAGAACCTCTCTGTTGAGCCCCAGAAACCTAGCTGGGTCCAGGGTGGCTACAGGAAGACTTGGTGGGAGAATCCCACTGGGAACAATAGCAGCCCCTTGGGCTTCACAGCCCTTTCATATCTTTTGCTCAGATTTTGGCTTTCCCTTCTTTGTGGGATAagagaatttggatttgaaaGGGAATTCCCACATAGTCCaacacccttattttacagattgggaaattgAAACTTAGAGAGGTGATATGACTTGTCTTAAGTTCACCTTGGTAATCAGAGGTAGAAACTGGGCTCTAAACCCATGTTTTCTGATGCCCTCAAGAGCCTGGAGTGCTGAATCCTTCCTGCTCAGATGGGTCAGTTGTCTATAGTTGAATGGTTATTCTGTGATCTTCCCAGAGCCAGGTCATGAGCCCTTCCCCTTGCTGCTTAAACTTGTATTTCTCATTCCATCTCTCCTATTTCTTTCAGAGCCCAGCTATCGCCGCAGGGGGTTTGGCACAGAGGCAGTTCTTATGATGATGGCTTATGGTAAGTTTGAAGAAGCCAGCCACTTGGGCTTTGTATGTATGGAAAGTAGATATTTGGTCTGGGATGATGAAGTGGTGCTTCTAGGGCTTAGGCTTGGACTTTGCTTTTACATAGCTGCCTCCCAACTGCAAGACCCTATAGGCTATAAGGAAGAGGAGCCAGAactggggaggggaaagaaactttttgttttatcatcatcaaaatgtatttctttttctctgccaTATCCTGAAAGGAATGACTACACTAGGACTTAACAAGTTTGAAGCTAAAATTGGACAAGGAAATGAACCTAGCATATGCATGTTTAAAAAGCTTCACTTTGAACAGGTAAGAGAATCACATGGGGAAAGGTTGGGATGTCAAGGAGTGGTTAGGGACTGGAACCTAGTTTTGTATTTCTTGGCTCTCATAGGTGGCTATGAATAACATCTTTCAAGAGGTGACACTGAGGCTACTGATGAGTGAGCCAGAGAGACAGTGGCTTCTGGAGCAGACCAGTCACATGGAAGAAAAGCAGCACAGAGACAGGAGCTGATGAAGCCACGAAGTTAATGGTTGATGATCTTTCCAGGAGCCCTACTAGCTGACCTGGTCTTGTATGGGAGATTCTTAGATTTTGGGGGGAATCTAGTCTACATTCCCTTACAACCTGTGCTGTAAGAACAGGACCCTTATAATCCTAGAGTTTCCTTAGCAAGTCCCTCCTTAAAGACCTGTCTAGGAAGTCTCTTCTCCCTGCTCAGGGGAGCTAAAATATCTTTAGATCATCAAATAAATTGAACTTGACATTTGATGGGAACATCTGTGctgaagaaaagataaaggaatgCCCCATTTGGAATCATTAAAATCCATGAAAGATATAACTGAACATCTACAGCTGGCATTCTTTGAAGCACAGTCTTCTGGGAATGACTACTGTGTATGGAGAATGCCACATGAACTCTAGACCCAGAGGCTCTGAGAAACCTAAAGAGCAGAAAAGAGCAGGTGTGGGAGAGAAGGCCTCATGATGAGCCCTGGACTGCGTCCCCAGCCTCACTGGCACTACACACACCCTGACCTATATGCCCTGATGTCAAATTCTCAATAGCAATACTGATGTCAGGGGATTGGAGGGGGGGGCAGTGACCAGAACTTGCTGAAAGAGTGGTACTTTCCTCTAGGAAATGCTCAGCCCCTGTGGCCACCAGGTGGCAGTAGAGGGGCAATCTGGGATCATCTGTGCTGAGCCAGCTTTTTGCAGGGTGCTAGTAACCACCACTATTTCATGACCCGACCATCATGAAAATATAGGGCTGCTTCCAAGGTACAAGATACTCCAGATGCAAAGTGCTCTTGagtttactcctctgtaaaataagtagaACATAGATCTCTAACATTAAAGAGATGACCTTGATAGGGAAAGAACCAAAATCCACACCCTCCATCTCTTTCATACATCTTTGAAATTGCTAATACAATCTCCACCCTATCTCAACCACTCCACCTCAATCTTGGCCTAGCCAGAGAACCCCAAGGACACATTTCTTCCTCATCCTGGCATGTGGCGCTGGAAGGGGCCTGACTAGTACAATCTTAACAGTAAGAGGTTTTCAAGTTGTAGAGATAGGGGTTTGAGGCCAAAAAATTGAAGTAGGTTTGACTTGAGTGCTCAGTTCTCATCTGATTATAGTGTTTCTGCAGATACCTGTTTACAGTTCCCTTTTGAGGCCTTTGGGAGAATTACAATCTGGACCAAAGTCTTGCCTTTTACCTGTCTATGCCCTCATTAAAGTAGGGTAGtggagacccagagaggttgaTTTATTTCCTCAAActtgaatccaacctttctgacctaaaattcagtgctctttctccTGGAATATTACCCTTCTTTGCGCATTTAGGTTAGGGGCTGTCTGAGCCCAAGTCAGAAGCCTGTGCTCCTTTTCACATGGAATGGATACAAATGCCAGTTAACCCGAACTACAGGTCCTACCTGTGTGTACTATTGATAAATATCACCCCTGATAAAACTaggaagctgggaaacaaccTCTACAATCTAGGGGACTTCTCATCCCTATCTTTCAAAGACAATATATGCCGTCATCTTTCTAACTTCAACTTTTATGGCCTGCAAGCTGCTGCTGTTATGTATAATATGTGCTGGGATTAGAGGAACAAAACTAATAAGAGTAGGACTCGCTGCTTTAGCCAGATAAGATAGTATCATTGGAGCTGGCTCAGGGTCTCACCAGTCCCAGTAATCTATGAACCACCAGCAGGCCTGGAAGAGATTAAAGCCAAGTCCCTGCATTCACATCTGCCTCCCCAAGGGCTTAGTACCCCCTAATAACCCAGTCATCACTCAAAAGTCCTTTTTTCTGCCTCATTCCCAGGCTACCTAATCACCTCAGTCCCCCTTCCTCAATGTGCCAGACTGAAGTTTCAACTGTAGGGACCTCAAAGGTAAATATGAATCCAGTGACTAGTGGTAATGGGTGTGTTGATGAATTTTTGTACCTGGTTTGACAGAAACTAGAAAagactgggggggaggggaggttcaagggaaagaaaaacGCCCTATATTTAGTAATGAGATACAAGCTTTTTTCTAAGTGCTGAAGGTTTACAAGTTCTATCAGTGACTTTTGCACCCAGAGGGCAAAGCTCTGTTTCTCCACACCATAGTTACTATTCTAAAGTATGTATACCTGTACATATTGACTCAGACAGCCATTAAATGAAGCTAGACCAGGGAAGGGTATAATAATCTCTATCCTATAAACCTGATTTAGCCTTGTATGGTGGAGAGTTCTATGAATAAAGGCAAATAATTCAAGAATTAAGCCTACTGTTTTCCCCCATCTTAGGTTGAAAGGGCAGAGAAGAAAATTTGCAAACAGCCCTTCTAACCTGAGCTATaggcactttttttttccttccaaagatCTGGAAAGGAGAGGCTGGGTATAGGACATGGAATAAGCATACAGGGAAAGGTTAGAAGAACCAAAGGAATTTCTGCTAGAGTTTTATTACggattagattgtgagctctttgagagccagggactttctttgcctttctttgtatcccaagttTGGCATggaataggcacttaataaatgcttgttgactgatggACTAAACTCAGCTGTGAAGGCCCTAAGTAGTACTGGGTTCAAAGATTCCTTGTCTCTTGCCCTCAAGCCCAGGGCTGTGTAAGTTTTCTTAAGAGTAGGCACAAACAAGCTCAAGACAAAATAACTTTCCAGTGCAGAAACTGGGAAAAATCATGTTAATCATAGCACACAAATCCTTCTAAACTTATGTATGACACTAAAACAAAcattctccatcccccctccaaAACCCCAAATACCCTGATTTGTAGCTTTTAGGGAGAAGACCCTGTCCATCCCTGAGCTGTGGTTTCTGCCTTTTAGGGCTTCTCATTCAGCCATTCCCAGGCTCTCTGGATGGTGTTATGTTAGGatagtatggaaaaaaaaaatctatcctattaaATCGTCTCATACTCCTTCAGCTAGCAGGAGGTGGAGAGAATGTAgtcaagaaatattctttttaggACCCTAAGAAGGGGTTTGGGGAAAGATGTCTTCTTTTTAGGACAGAACAGAAAAATGTGCTCCCTGGGCTTTAGAAAGATGAGTGTCTAGGAAAATCAGATGCTGGTGCTGATTTGTACGTTGATTTAGGGgagtggagaagagaaaagggaaggaagaccAAGGGGCACAATTCAGTCCCCTCCGACCTCCAACCTGCTCCCCCCACTCTCCATGTGgtttggtgggaagggaggaaggaggacaTTGGAACAGATGCTCAGAGATTGCTAAAGAGTTCGTTTTTCTTGCTCCAGTCCATCTGTGGTGCACGTTTGCTGCTCCGTTTCTGATGAGCCCGCTCTTTGGCCACTGCCAAGGAGATGTTGAAGTCCAAAATGGGGTCAGAAGAGGAAGATGTAGAAGAGGGTGGAGTGGAATCTTGTTTCTTGGGACCATCTTGAAGATCCATCTGATGATAGCAAAGGAAAGGGGTGAAATAAGTACTAAATCACCACTCACCAGagtcttccctccccacccacccacccccaactGCCTGAGAAGATTGGGATAAGGAGACTATTTCATAGCTTAGTTCCAAGGCTAAGGACCTAGGTCAACCAAAACAACTCAATGTAGATTAGTGTACCAAATGTTCTAATCTCAATGGCTGGGAAGCAGGAGGCCTGGGTTGTGTCATTCTTCAGTGTCTCTGAAATTTAGTTCCTCTTTTCTGAACCGACCTCTAATGAGTTCCAACTGGAACTCTGGGTAGACCATTCACCCCCTGGGCTCAAGCATACCTCATCACTAGTTTCACTAAGTGTAGATCTTGAAGATGCTGGTTTGGGACTCTCACACACTGCTTCAGTCCAGGTGGCACTGCTCTCCTgtta from Macrotis lagotis isolate mMagLag1 chromosome 2, bilby.v1.9.chrom.fasta, whole genome shotgun sequence includes these protein-coding regions:
- the NAT9 gene encoding alpha/beta-tubulin-N-acetyltransferase 9, coding for MRVNQNTMLLGQKVILVPYTTEHVPRYHEWMKSEELQRLTASEPLTLEQEYAMQHSWREDTDKCTFIVLDAEKWQAQPDAAEENCMVGDVNLFLTDLQDPTLGEIEVMIAEPSYRRRGFGTEAVLMMMAYGMTTLGLNKFEAKIGQGNEPSICMFKKLHFEQVAMNNIFQEVTLRLLMSEPERQWLLEQTSHMEEKQHRDRS